A genomic segment from Glycine soja cultivar W05 chromosome 20, ASM419377v2, whole genome shotgun sequence encodes:
- the LOC114401853 gene encoding uncharacterized protein LOC114401853, translating to MAKRGEGNIPPRRTLGDYAYQQGPKHYNSIVIPSFNNKVMELKPALLSLIGLHPFGGMDHKDPYTHLSTFMELCSTMGASDKDAKAAYLRAFPFSLAGPSNNSYGGSSNKVPQQQQAQLDRLSKMEDTLNQFMQVSISNQKNIDASIKNLEVQVGQLEKQMYEHESGSFSATIEVNPREQCKAVTTRRGTVVGLKEKNEFSENKTNEGVEKTSDEKEVVEKKQKNELLAKEKEVEKQELPASNKGKFINIPFSEALKQMPTYAKFMKELITKKRRITDDETIELEAGCSAIIQKSISEKSRDPGSFTILVTIGKLSVGRVLIDLGARINLMLLSMIKCIREVEIRPTRMALQLADRTIKHPYGIIEDVLVKVNKFLFPADFVVMDMDEDNEFPLILGRPFMKTVKIMIDVDDEKLTVRVQSEEVQFNVFKAMKHPKDKGECFRMDVLDEIIFYSKKYTQRKDGLEKTLTEAFKEISEVEAKKNLECLQHLDAFRESPYNQSLFEEIKGEKPKKESKELKALPPHLKYVFLADNS from the exons ATGGCTAAAAGAGGAGAAGGAAATATACCACCAAGGAGGACGTTGGGTGACTATGCTTATCAACAAGGACCAAAACATTACAATAGCATAGTCATTCCTTCTTTCAACAATAAGGTCATGGAATTAAAGCCAGCACTACTTAGTCTAATTGGCTTACATCCCTTTGGTGGAATGGATCATAAGGATCCATACACACATTTGTCTACCTTCATGGAACTATGCAGTACTATGGGAGCTTCTGATAAAGATGCTAAAGCTGCCTACCTCAGAGCGTTTCCATTTTCATTAGCAG GTCCTTCTAACAACTCTTATGGAGGTTCTTCAAATAAGgttccacaacaacaacaagctcAACTAGACAGATTGTCCAAGATGGAAGATACCTTAAACCAATTTATGCAGGTATCCATCTCAAACCAAAAGAACATTGATGCTTCTATTAAAAATCTAGAGGTTCAGGTGGGACAACTGGAGAAACAAATGTATGAGCACGAAAGTGGATCCTTCTCAGCAACCATAGAGGTCAACCCAAGAGAACAGTGTAAGGCAGTTACAACTAGGAGGGGGACAGTGGttggtttgaaggaaaaaaatgagtttagtGAGAACAAGACAAATGAAGGAGTTGAGAAAACAAGTGATGAAAAAGAAGTAGttgaaaaaaagcaaaaaaatgaattattagcTAAAGAGAAGGAAGTAGAGAAGCAGGAATTGCCAGCATCTAACAAAGGaaaattt atTAACATTCCCTTTTCAGAAGCATTAAAGCAAATGCCAACATATGCCAAATTCATGAAAGAATTGATTACAAAGAAAAGGAGAATCACAGATGATGAAACAATAGAGCTGGAAGCAGGATGCAGTGCAATCATCCAAAAATCTATTTCGGAAAAATCACGAGATCCCGGTAGTTTCACAATTCTTGTGACTATTGGGAAATTATCGGTGGGCAGGGTACTTATTGATTTAGGTGCAAGAATCAACCTCATGCTCTTATCCATGATCAAATGCATCAGAGAAGTTGAAATTAGACCCACAAGGATGGCATTGCAACTAGCTGACAGAACTATCAAGCATCCTTATGGTATTATTGAAGATGTGTTagtaaaagtcaacaaatttcTCTTTCCAGCCGACTTCGTGGTGATGGACATGGATGAAGACAATGAATTTCCATTAATTCttggcagaccttttatgaagaCTGTCAAAATAATGATTGATGTAGATGATGAAAAACTCACTGTTAGAGTCCAAAGTGAGGAAGTCCAATTTAATGTCTTCAAGGCCATGAAGCACCCAAAAGATAAAGGGGAGTGTTTTCGAATGGATGTCTTGGATGAGATAATTTTTTACTCTAAAAAGTATACTCAAAGAAAAGATGGGTTAGAAAAAACATTGACTGAAGCGTTTAAGGAGATAAGTGAAGTTGAAGCAAAGAAAAATTTAGAATGTCTCCAACATCTAGATGCCTTCAGAGAAAGTCCTTACAACCAATCTCTCTTTGAAGAAATAAAAGGAGAGAAGCCaaagaaagaatcaaaagaattgaaAGCCTTACCTCCACActtgaaatatgtttttcttgcaGATAATTCATAG
- the LOC114401207 gene encoding probable serine/threonine-protein kinase PBL2, translating into MGNACAKGKPVAHVSSSNFSGGKKHASRPKQYSNSSEQLSAPITSELNVPKSFSSNLKSFSLNDLKEATKNFRQENLIGEGGFGRVFKGWIDENTYGPTKPGTGIVVAIKNLKPESFQGHKEWLQEVNYLGQLQHENLVKLIGYCLEGKNRLLVYEFMQKGSLENHLFRKGVQPMAWVTRVNIAIGVARGLTLLHSLDQNVIFRDLKASNILLDSDFNAKLSDFGLARDGPTGDNTHVSTRVLGTQGYAAPEYVATGHLTPRSDVYSYGVVLLELLTGRRAVEDDRPGFSEETLVDWAKPFLSDNRRVLRIMDTKLGGQYSKKGAQAAAALALQCLNIDPKFRPPMVEVLAALEALNSSNSFTRTPKHESHATKQSGGPSQK; encoded by the exons ATGGGAAACGCTTGTGCAAAAGGAAAACCAGTTGCTCATGTCTCTTCCTCCAATTTTTCTG GAGGTAAGAAGCATGCAAGTAGGCCAAAGCAGTATTCAAATTCTTCTGAACAACTATCTGCTCCAATAACTTCAGAATTAAATGTTCCCAAATCCTTCTCCAGTAACCTAAAATCCTTCAGCTTGAATGATCTTAAAGAGGCCACTAAGAACTTCCGGcaagaaaatttaattggagAGGGAGGATTCGGGCGCGTCTTCAAAGGATGGATCGATGAGAACACATATGGTCCCACCAAACCAGGCACTGGAATTGTAGTGGCCATTAAAAACCTAAAGCCAGAAAGCTTCCAAGGCCACAAGGAATGGCTT CAAGAAGTGAATTATCTTGGACAGCTTCAGCATGAAAATTTGGTGAAACTTATTGGCTATTGCTTGGAAGGTAAAAACAGGCTTCTGGTTTATGAGTTCATGCAAAAAGGAAGTTTGGAGAATCATTTATTCAGGA AAGGTGTTCAACCTATGGCTTGGGTTACAAGGGTCAACATTGCAATTGGTGTAGCAAGAGGATTAACACTCTTACATTCCCTGGATCAAAATGTTATCTTTCGTGATTTAAAGGCTTCCAACATCCTACTTGATTCG GACTTCAATGCAAAGCTTTCAGATTTCGGCTTGGCAAGAGACGGTCCCACTGGAGATAATACTCACGTTTCAACTAGAGTTTTAGGAACTCAAGGGTATGCTGCACCAGAGTATGTTGCTACAG GTCATTTGACCCCAAGGAGTGATGTATACAGCTATGGTGTAGTCTTGTTAGAGTTACTAACTGGAAGGCGCGCGGTGGAAGACGATAGACCTGGATTTTCAGAGGAAACCCTGGTGGATTGGGCAAAGCCATTCTTGAGTGATAACAGAAGAGTTTTGAGAATAATGGATACAAAGTTGGGGGGTCAATACTCCAAGAAAGGAGCACAAGCTGCAGCTGCACTTGCATTGCAGTGCCTCAACATAGACCCAAAATTTAGACCACCTATGGTGGAAGTTCTAGCAGCATTGGAAGCACTTAATTCCTCAAATTCATTTACAAGGACACCAAAACATGAGAGTCATGCAACCAAACAATCTGGTGGCCCTTCACAAAAGTAA